A region from the Aegilops tauschii subsp. strangulata cultivar AL8/78 chromosome 5, Aet v6.0, whole genome shotgun sequence genome encodes:
- the LOC109742460 gene encoding agamous-like MADS-box protein AGL61 — MAPKRKGGNGRQKTIMRRVEKEGARQVCFTKRRQGLFNKANELAVMCGAEVAAIAYSPAGNAFSFGHPSAEAVIDRFLAGDGTGVLSATDNNKLKKLHLQHGELRTQLKEVKMQKECMEEAMAKKRAVGDQIAVWLNPELGDMGEEEMMAFAAKLMPVRVAVSECANQVLLNLGMENILRAFQAPGVPLPQQHFGGSTLEFGSTSTNTGMEMQQMHMAMPPTQGFAIGMDTHHMPMAMPPPGLAYGMNMQQSLMSIPPPSRFGAGMEMQHMVMVMSPQQGFAAGTEKKQVTMAMPPSEFPADMEMPPPMGIATGIEMVQQATGTNMGFPF, encoded by the coding sequence ATGGCACCGAAGCGGAAGGGTGGCAATGGGCGGCAGAAGACCATCATGCGGCGGGTCGAGAAGGAGGGCGCCCGGCAGGTATGCTTCACCAAGCGCCGGCAGGGTCTGTTTAACAAAGCCAACGAGCTGGCGGTGATGTGCGGCGCCGAGGTAGCCGCCATTGCCTACTCACCCGCTGGCAATGCTTTCTCCTTCGGCCACCCCTCCGCTGAGGCCGTCATAGACCGCTTCCTGGCGGGCGACGGGACGGGAGTCCTGAGTGCCACCGACAATAACAAGTTGAAGAAGTTGCACCTGCAGCACGGCGAGCTGCGCACGCAGCTGAAGGAGGTGAAGATGCAGAAAGAGTGCATGGAGgaggccatggcaaagaagcgcGCCGTGGGGGACCAGATTGCGGTCTGGCTTAACCCCGAACTAGGTGACATGGGGGAGGAGGAGATGATGGCCTTCGCCGCCAAGCTGATGCCGGTGCGGGTCGCCGTCTCTGAATGTGCAAACCAGGTACTCCTGAACCTGGGGATGGAGAACATCCTTCGCGCGTTCCAGGCGCCTGGGGTGCCACTGCCGCAACAGCACTTTGGTGGAAGTACCCTTGAGTTTGGTAGCACCAGCACTAACACTGGGATGGAGATGCAGCAGATGCATATGGCGATGCCTCCAACTCAAGGATTCGCCATAGGGATGGATACACACCATATGCCAATGGCGATGCCTCCGCCGGGCTTGGCCTATGGCATGAATATGCAGCAGAGTCTTATGTCGATTCCTCCACCGTCCAGGTTTGGCgctgggatggagatgcaacatATGGTTATGGTGATGTCGCCGCAACAAGGGTTTGCCGCCGGGACGGAGAAGAAGCAGGTGACTATGGCGATGCCACCGTCGGAGTTCCCTGCTGATATGGAGATGCCGCCACCCATGGGGATAGCCACTGGGATAGAGATGGTGCAGCAGGCAACTGGGACGAACATGGGGTTCCCATTCTGA